The Austwickia sp. genome includes a region encoding these proteins:
- a CDS encoding AMP-binding protein: MYTFATPLERALRTNPDAIATYCEGRVQTYAQFARRCRKLGGALRALGLKPGERVGMVGPNSERYFELYFSVPASGFVFVPVNWRLAGPEMTAVLEDAGVKVLFLDGDYPVPDSVEHVIRMPQDYHEFVKGGEEIALGEGVHEDDLAVLFYTSGTTGVGKGAMHTHRSLLASTMHFLATWPYDADSKWMVCSPMFHTGGTLAIMAVVWAGGSHVILPQFDPETACDLIEQQKVTHTLMVPTMLSAASKSQRANPRNVSSLKYLSHGASPISVETLRATRNAFPDAELLHVYGTTETTPCTLFLKHEEDLIETPLVKSCGQPAIGVEVLIVDMSTGEEAPTGTVGELWTRTPSTMKGYWNKPEETAAVLVEGGWYRTGDLGYVDAASHVFLVDRAKDMIVTGGENVYSVEVEVALASHPAVDEVAAFGIPDSKWGEAVYAVVMATSDITAEELIAHCKSQIAGYKVPKQIEVWYSPLPKSAAGKILKRNLRDPHWANQQSSVAGS; this comes from the coding sequence ATGTACACCTTCGCCACGCCGCTGGAGCGCGCGCTCCGCACCAATCCCGACGCCATCGCGACGTACTGCGAAGGTCGTGTGCAGACCTACGCCCAGTTCGCGCGTCGCTGCCGCAAGCTCGGCGGCGCGCTGCGCGCCCTCGGCCTCAAGCCCGGCGAGCGAGTCGGCATGGTCGGCCCCAACTCCGAGCGCTACTTCGAGCTCTACTTCAGCGTCCCCGCCAGCGGGTTCGTCTTCGTCCCCGTGAACTGGCGACTGGCCGGCCCGGAGATGACGGCGGTCCTGGAGGACGCGGGCGTGAAGGTCCTCTTCCTCGACGGGGACTACCCGGTGCCGGACAGCGTGGAGCACGTCATCCGGATGCCGCAGGATTACCACGAGTTCGTGAAGGGCGGCGAGGAGATCGCCCTCGGCGAGGGCGTGCACGAGGACGACCTGGCGGTGCTTTTCTACACCTCGGGCACGACAGGCGTCGGCAAGGGGGCCATGCACACCCACCGCAGCCTGCTGGCCAGCACGATGCACTTCCTGGCGACGTGGCCCTACGACGCGGACTCGAAGTGGATGGTCTGCTCGCCGATGTTCCACACCGGCGGCACGCTCGCGATCATGGCCGTGGTCTGGGCCGGCGGCTCGCACGTCATCCTGCCGCAGTTCGATCCCGAGACCGCCTGCGACCTGATCGAGCAGCAGAAGGTCACGCACACGCTGATGGTGCCCACGATGCTGTCGGCCGCGAGCAAGTCGCAGCGCGCGAACCCGCGCAACGTGTCCTCGCTGAAGTACCTGAGCCACGGCGCCTCGCCCATCTCGGTAGAGACCCTGCGGGCCACCCGCAACGCCTTCCCCGACGCGGAACTGTTGCACGTCTACGGCACCACCGAAACCACCCCGTGCACGCTCTTCCTCAAGCACGAGGAGGACCTCATCGAGACGCCGCTGGTGAAGTCCTGCGGCCAGCCCGCCATCGGTGTCGAGGTCCTCATCGTCGACATGAGCACCGGCGAGGAGGCTCCGACCGGCACGGTCGGAGAGCTGTGGACGCGCACGCCCAGCACGATGAAGGGCTACTGGAACAAGCCCGAGGAGACCGCCGCGGTCCTGGTCGAGGGCGGCTGGTATCGCACCGGCGACCTGGGCTACGTCGACGCGGCGTCGCACGTGTTCCTCGTGGACCGCGCCAAGGACATGATCGTCACGGGCGGCGAGAACGTCTATTCCGTGGAGGTCGAGGTCGCACTGGCCTCGCACCCCGCGGTCGACGAGGTCGCGGCCTTCGGCATTCCCGACAGCAAGTGGGGCGAGGCGGTGTACGCCGTGGTCATGGCGACCTCGGACATCACCGCAGAGGAACTGATCGCCCACTGCAAGTCGCAGATCGCGGGCTACAAGGTGCCCAAGCAGATCGAGGTCTGGTATTCCCCGCTGCCCAAGTCGGCCGCCGGCAAGATCCTCAAGCGCAACCTCCGCGATCCCCACTGGGCGAATCAGCAGTCCTCAGTCGCAGGGAGCTAA
- a CDS encoding TetR family transcriptional regulator gives MVTHAPPTRTRRGRPGHDLESVVQGAVRVFNERGYDGTAMENLSHELGISKSAIYHHVESKEQLLTLATDRALDALFALLDEVDHLPGSAFHRLEELVYRASLLLLNELPFVTLLLRVRGNTRAERQALARRREFDRHVTVLVAQARDEGHLRADVDPAITARLLFGMVNSVVEWYRPRRGDRPEELAASIKKIAFSGVATP, from the coding sequence ATGGTGACCCACGCCCCACCGACCCGGACGCGGCGCGGACGACCCGGCCACGACCTCGAGTCGGTGGTGCAGGGCGCGGTGCGCGTGTTCAACGAGCGCGGCTACGACGGCACCGCGATGGAGAACCTGTCCCACGAACTGGGCATCAGCAAGTCCGCCATCTACCACCACGTGGAGAGCAAGGAACAGCTCCTGACGCTCGCCACCGACCGGGCCCTGGACGCCCTCTTCGCCCTGCTGGACGAGGTCGACCATCTGCCCGGATCGGCCTTCCACCGCCTCGAGGAGCTCGTCTATCGCGCCAGTCTGCTCCTGCTGAACGAGCTGCCGTTCGTGACGCTGCTCCTGCGGGTGCGCGGCAACACCCGGGCCGAGCGGCAGGCGCTGGCCCGGCGCCGCGAGTTCGACCGGCACGTCACCGTGCTGGTGGCCCAGGCCCGGGACGAGGGTCACCTGCGGGCGGACGTGGATCCCGCCATCACGGCCCGGCTCCTGTTCGGCATGGTCAACTCCGTGGTCGAGTGGTATCGGCCGCGGCGTGGGGACCGACCGGAGGAGCTGGCGGCGAGCATCAAGAAGATCGCGTTCTCCGGGGTCGCCACACCGTAA
- the paaC gene encoding phenylacetate-CoA oxygenase subunit PaaC gives MTAGGFDSATRISAGKALTAEDIQAAGLSASEDVARYALRLADDSLILSQQLGWWISRAPEMEEDIALGNIALDLLGHARSLYTYAGTAWGKSEDDLAYFRDEEDFVCCQLVQVPNGDFGQTIARQLLFSIYAEALYAELATSTDETLAAIAAKAVKEVEYHVDHAWQWALRLGIGTDESHRRMQAGLDTVWPYLDELFEDDELIDALDGVAVRPSSLRPRVEAGLRQALLESSLAIPTTKRARTGGRSGRHRENLGFILAEMQSLARKFPGAEW, from the coding sequence GTGACCGCCGGAGGCTTCGACAGCGCCACCAGGATCAGTGCCGGCAAGGCGCTCACGGCCGAGGACATCCAGGCCGCGGGCCTGTCGGCGTCCGAGGATGTCGCCCGCTACGCCCTGCGGCTGGCCGACGACTCGCTGATCCTCTCCCAGCAGCTCGGCTGGTGGATCTCCCGCGCGCCGGAGATGGAAGAGGACATCGCGCTCGGCAACATCGCGCTCGACCTGCTCGGCCACGCCCGCTCGCTGTACACCTACGCGGGCACGGCGTGGGGCAAGTCCGAGGACGACCTGGCCTACTTCCGCGACGAGGAAGACTTCGTCTGCTGCCAGCTGGTCCAGGTGCCCAACGGCGACTTCGGGCAGACCATCGCGCGTCAGCTGCTGTTCAGCATCTACGCCGAGGCGCTCTACGCCGAGCTCGCCACGTCGACCGACGAGACGCTCGCGGCGATCGCCGCCAAGGCCGTCAAGGAGGTCGAATACCACGTCGACCACGCCTGGCAGTGGGCGCTGCGCCTGGGCATCGGCACCGATGAATCCCACCGGCGCATGCAGGCGGGCCTCGACACCGTGTGGCCCTACCTGGACGAGCTGTTCGAGGACGACGAGCTCATCGATGCCCTGGACGGCGTCGCCGTGCGCCCCTCAAGCCTGCGCCCCCGCGTGGAGGCCGGGCTGCGGCAGGCGCTGCTGGAGTCGAGTCTCGCCATCCCGACGACGAAGCGCGCCCGGACCGGCGGACGCTCGGGCCGGCACCGCGAGAACCTCGGGTTCATCCTCGCGGAGATGCAGTCGCTGGCTCGCAAATTCCCCGGGGCGGAGTGGTGA
- the paaK gene encoding phenylacetate-CoA oxygenase/reductase subunit PaaK, giving the protein MTDVDTTPDTSPQAEEGAPSRRARFHPLTVSSVRHLTDKAIEVTFAVPEELSGEFDYVSGQYVALRADLDGTEVRRSYSLCASPMPGEIKIAIKRDLGGLFSNWANDNLKAGTVIDVMSPTGAFISKHKMTALNDPEQISRDAGAGLARYVAFAAGSGITPIMAIIRHLLANNPQAYVNLVYSNRVALDVMFVDDIADLKDRYPARLAVHHLLSREQRLSPTHTGRLDADKIDAMFGTVFRPEVVDEWFLCGPYELVQLIRDRLAEMNVPAEKVRYELFSTGKPGEASAGNTGRPVTVDPTGDNFDITFTLDGLEGEVQSPKAARESILNAALRNRPDVPFACAGGVCGTCRAKLVSGEVDMDENYALEADEIAKGYILTCQAHPKTDQVVVNFDS; this is encoded by the coding sequence ATGACCGACGTCGACACCACCCCCGACACCAGCCCGCAGGCCGAGGAGGGCGCCCCCTCGCGACGGGCTCGATTCCACCCGCTCACCGTGTCGTCCGTGCGGCACCTCACCGACAAGGCCATCGAGGTCACCTTCGCGGTCCCCGAGGAGCTGTCCGGCGAGTTCGACTACGTGAGTGGCCAGTACGTCGCCCTCCGCGCGGATCTCGACGGCACGGAGGTACGCCGTAGCTACTCGCTGTGCGCCTCCCCCATGCCCGGCGAGATCAAGATCGCGATCAAGCGCGACCTGGGCGGCCTCTTCTCCAACTGGGCCAACGACAACCTCAAGGCCGGCACCGTCATCGACGTGATGAGCCCGACGGGGGCCTTCATCTCCAAGCACAAGATGACGGCGCTCAACGACCCCGAGCAGATCTCCCGCGACGCGGGGGCGGGGCTCGCGCGCTACGTCGCGTTCGCCGCGGGGTCCGGGATCACGCCGATCATGGCGATCATCCGGCACCTGCTGGCGAACAACCCGCAGGCCTACGTCAACCTGGTCTACTCCAACCGGGTCGCCCTGGACGTCATGTTCGTCGACGACATCGCCGACCTCAAGGACCGCTACCCGGCCCGGCTCGCCGTGCACCACCTCTTGTCGCGGGAGCAGCGCCTGAGCCCCACGCACACGGGCCGCCTCGACGCCGACAAGATCGACGCCATGTTCGGCACGGTGTTCCGCCCGGAGGTCGTCGACGAGTGGTTCCTCTGCGGCCCGTACGAGCTGGTCCAGCTGATCCGGGACCGGTTGGCCGAGATGAACGTCCCGGCGGAGAAGGTGCGGTACGAGCTGTTCAGCACCGGCAAGCCCGGCGAGGCCAGCGCCGGGAACACGGGCCGACCGGTCACGGTCGACCCGACCGGCGACAACTTCGACATCACCTTCACGCTCGACGGGCTGGAGGGCGAGGTCCAGAGCCCCAAGGCCGCGCGGGAATCGATCCTCAACGCCGCGCTGCGCAACCGCCCCGACGTACCGTTCGCGTGCGCCGGCGGCGTCTGCGGGACCTGCCGCGCGAAGCTGGTCTCCGGCGAGGTCGACATGGACGAGAACTACGCCCTGGAGGCCGACGAGATCGCCAAGGGCTACATCCTCACCTGCCAGGCACACCCGAAAACCGACCAGGTGGTCGTGAATTTCGACTCCTGA
- a CDS encoding 2Fe-2S iron-sulfur cluster binding domain-containing protein has protein sequence MARIVLYPSGQVVPYESGQSVLEALERAGFRPPHNCRSGACGECKMKVRAGEYDQGFVLDFALEPEDRAAGFALMCKATIEGGELEIDYAAP, from the coding sequence ATGGCGCGCATCGTGCTGTATCCGTCCGGGCAGGTCGTTCCGTACGAGTCCGGCCAAAGTGTCCTGGAGGCGCTCGAGCGCGCCGGCTTCCGCCCACCCCACAACTGCCGCTCCGGGGCCTGCGGCGAATGCAAGATGAAAGTCCGCGCCGGGGAGTACGACCAGGGCTTCGTGCTCGACTTCGCCCTGGAGCCCGAGGATCGCGCGGCGGGCTTCGCGCTGATGTGCAAGGCCACGATCGAGGGCGGCGAGCTGGAGATCGACTACGCGGCACCCTAG
- the paaJ gene encoding phenylacetate-CoA oxygenase subunit PaaJ — MQAPAGPVEGAAARPADPAAARVWDLAATVVDPEVPVVTIEDLGILRSAAVAGDGGALVELTPTYSGCPAMGLLRDQVAAVLADAGYAPVEVRLVLSPAWTTDWMTQAGKDKLTEYGIAPPSGQAAVGHNRTSARLSLAVKCPRCHSLKTREMARFGSTACKAMYVCQDCLEPFDYFKVH, encoded by the coding sequence ATGCAGGCGCCGGCGGGGCCCGTCGAGGGCGCGGCGGCGCGCCCCGCGGATCCGGCCGCCGCCCGCGTGTGGGACCTCGCCGCCACCGTCGTCGACCCGGAGGTGCCCGTCGTCACGATCGAGGACCTCGGCATCCTGCGGTCCGCCGCCGTCGCCGGGGACGGCGGCGCCCTGGTCGAGCTCACCCCCACCTACTCGGGGTGCCCCGCGATGGGCCTGCTCCGGGACCAGGTCGCGGCGGTGCTGGCGGACGCCGGCTACGCCCCGGTCGAGGTGCGACTGGTCCTGTCGCCCGCGTGGACGACGGACTGGATGACGCAGGCGGGCAAGGACAAGCTCACCGAGTACGGCATCGCGCCCCCCTCAGGGCAGGCCGCGGTCGGGCACAACCGGACGTCGGCGCGTCTGTCGCTGGCGGTCAAGTGCCCCCGCTGCCACTCCCTGAAGACTCGCGAGATGGCCCGCTTCGGGTCGACCGCGTGCAAGGCCATGTACGTGTGCCAGGACTGCCTGGAGCCCTTCGACTACTTCAAGGTGCACTGA
- a CDS encoding alpha/beta fold hydrolase translates to MSEVSDLLAGISTAEVTHEQIRLRGLDIHVQLQGEGPPLLLYSGIFGEVDLWEPVLPYLAGFRTIAFDPPGIGKSQLPKFPMNMFSLAELGTQVLDVFGIKKAHVLGGSFGGAVAQQMALMHPNHVDRLVLVSTSFGGFALPGSMRAFYHFSNPNSYKPEHSDKVAGPMFGGRLREEPHLMGGLHVSRPASLRHFLYRGSALWAWSSLPWMWAIRQETLIVCGDDDPVTRLMNHRIMEKMIPHSKLHIVPGGGHLMLFDSAERVGPVIGRFLREGHPKEDRNRERSGKQ, encoded by the coding sequence ATGTCCGAAGTCTCCGACCTGCTGGCCGGGATCTCCACGGCCGAGGTGACGCATGAGCAGATTCGTCTTCGCGGCCTCGACATCCACGTCCAGCTCCAGGGCGAGGGTCCGCCGCTCCTGTTGTACTCCGGGATCTTCGGCGAAGTCGACCTCTGGGAGCCCGTCCTGCCCTATCTCGCCGGCTTCCGCACGATCGCCTTCGACCCCCCCGGGATCGGCAAGTCGCAGCTGCCCAAGTTCCCCATGAACATGTTCTCACTGGCGGAGTTGGGCACCCAGGTGCTCGACGTCTTCGGCATCAAGAAGGCGCACGTCCTCGGCGGCTCCTTCGGCGGCGCGGTCGCGCAGCAGATGGCGCTGATGCACCCCAACCACGTCGACCGGCTCGTGCTGGTCTCGACGTCGTTCGGTGGGTTCGCGCTGCCGGGCAGCATGCGGGCCTTCTACCACTTCAGCAACCCCAACAGCTACAAGCCCGAGCACTCCGACAAGGTCGCCGGCCCCATGTTCGGCGGCCGGCTGCGCGAGGAGCCGCACCTCATGGGCGGCCTGCACGTCAGCAGGCCGGCCAGCCTGCGGCACTTCCTCTACCGCGGCAGCGCCCTGTGGGCCTGGTCATCCCTGCCGTGGATGTGGGCGATCCGCCAGGAGACGCTCATCGTGTGTGGTGACGACGACCCGGTCACCCGCCTCATGAACCACCGGATCATGGAGAAGATGATCCCGCACTCGAAGCTGCACATCGTGCCGGGCGGCGGCCACCTGATGCTGTTCGACAGCGCCGAGCGCGTCGGGCCGGTCATCGGGCGGTTCCTGCGCGAGGGTCACCCCAAGGAAGACCGCAACCGGGAGCGCTCCGGCAAGCAGTAG
- the paaA gene encoding 1,2-phenylacetyl-CoA epoxidase subunit A, with protein MTQNPTLRAVPDAPDEGAAATPDTSAEQALFDKLIEDDSRVEPRDWMPADYRKTLTRQISQHAHSEIIGMQPEGNWISRAPSLKRKSILIAKVQDEAGHGLYLYSAAETLGTHRDELNEQLLTGKAKYSSIFNYPAVSWADVGAIGWLVDGAAICNQVPLCRCSYGPYGRAMVRVCKEESFHQRQGWEILYSLSHGTPEQKQMAQDAVDRFYGPALQMFGPPDADSPHSKQSMDWKIKRFSNDELRQRFVDMIVPQAEALGLTLPDPDLKWNEERGHYDYGELDWAEFKEVVAGNGPCNDQRMRHRIKAHEDGAWVRQAAAAYDQKMADQASTAVKHV; from the coding sequence ATGACCCAGAACCCCACGCTGCGAGCGGTTCCCGATGCCCCCGACGAGGGCGCGGCCGCGACGCCCGACACCAGCGCCGAGCAGGCGCTGTTCGACAAGCTCATCGAGGACGACTCGCGGGTCGAGCCGCGCGACTGGATGCCGGCGGACTACCGCAAGACCCTGACCCGGCAGATCAGCCAGCACGCCCACTCCGAAATCATCGGCATGCAGCCGGAGGGCAACTGGATCAGCCGCGCGCCGTCCCTGAAGCGCAAGTCGATCCTCATTGCCAAGGTGCAGGACGAGGCGGGCCACGGGCTCTACTTGTACTCGGCCGCCGAGACCCTCGGCACCCACCGCGACGAGCTGAACGAGCAGCTCCTGACCGGCAAGGCCAAGTACTCCTCGATCTTCAACTACCCGGCGGTCTCGTGGGCCGACGTGGGCGCCATCGGCTGGCTGGTCGACGGTGCTGCCATCTGCAACCAGGTGCCGCTGTGCCGGTGCAGCTACGGGCCGTATGGGCGGGCCATGGTCCGGGTCTGCAAGGAGGAGAGCTTCCACCAGCGGCAGGGCTGGGAGATCCTGTACTCCCTCTCGCACGGCACCCCCGAGCAGAAGCAGATGGCCCAGGACGCAGTGGACCGCTTCTACGGGCCCGCGCTGCAGATGTTCGGTCCGCCGGACGCGGACTCCCCGCACAGCAAGCAGTCCATGGACTGGAAGATCAAGCGGTTCTCCAACGACGAGCTGCGCCAGCGCTTCGTCGACATGATCGTGCCGCAGGCCGAGGCTCTCGGCCTCACGCTGCCCGACCCCGACCTGAAGTGGAACGAGGAGCGCGGGCACTACGACTACGGCGAGCTGGACTGGGCCGAGTTCAAGGAGGTCGTCGCCGGCAACGGGCCGTGCAACGACCAGCGCATGCGGCACCGGATCAAGGCCCACGAGGACGGGGCCTGGGTTCGCCAAGCGGCCGCGGCGTACGACCAGAAGATGGCCGACCAGGCCAGCACCGCCGTCAAGCACGTCTGA
- the paaB gene encoding 1,2-phenylacetyl-CoA epoxidase subunit B, protein MSEYTAGPDQGAAQAAEQGESKPLWPLWEVFVRASRGLAHVHAGSIHAPDAAMAVRNARDLYTRRNEGVSVWVVPADAITTSDPDAKGAFFESPQGKYYRHATYYKQSEGVPHL, encoded by the coding sequence ATGAGCGAGTACACCGCCGGCCCCGACCAGGGCGCCGCGCAGGCTGCCGAACAGGGCGAATCCAAGCCGCTGTGGCCGCTGTGGGAGGTCTTCGTCCGCGCTTCGCGCGGCCTGGCCCACGTGCACGCCGGGTCGATCCACGCCCCCGACGCCGCGATGGCCGTCCGCAACGCCCGCGACCTCTACACCCGCCGCAACGAGGGCGTCTCGGTGTGGGTCGTGCCCGCCGACGCCATTACCACCTCGGACCCCGACGCCAAGGGGGCCTTCTTCGAGTCGCCACAGGGCAAGTACTACCGCCACGCGACGTACTACAAGCAGAGCGAGGGGGTGCCTCACCTGTGA